GGATCAACTGAATATGGCATTagacagacagaagtcatatgcagatctgaagcgtaaggaaaCTGAGTATTTTGTGGGAGATTTTGTCTTTCtaaaggtctcgccatggaagaaggtactgatatttgggcgtaagggcaagttgagcccaaggtttattgggccttaccgcataTTGAGATGAGTAGGACCAGTTGCATACTAGTTAGAGCTACCTCTGGAATTAGagcggattcatgatgtgtttcatgtttcgatgctgagacgctaccgctctgatcctacgCATGTGTTACCGGTTGAGGAGATTGAAGTTAAACCAgatctgacttttgaggaggaaccAGTTCGGATCTTGGATCGAGAGGTGAAAGTCTTGAGAAGGAAATTAGTCccattagtgaaagttctttggcagaACCACAGTTctgaggaagctacgtgggaactcgaTGAGGTGATGagacaacaataccctcacctgttctgaccaggtaaatttcaaggtcgaaatttttttaaggagggtagaattgtaacgccccaaatcgcAAAAACcctgttaaaattaatttttatgtgatGTGGCTTGGATGTATGTCTATCTTAGTGCTTTACTGCTCTGGGAGTGTCTGacaagtcttgggttcaagccctgacttgagcaaaattttagttcTATTTGAATAGACCCTTGTCTTCAGCTAGTagacttttaaattaatgtgagtGTTGCATGACAAGAAAAGTCGGCTAGACTAGTGGCAAATGGCGTTTTGCTAATGCTTAgggacttgagttcgagtcctaGTACGCATAAAGGATGTCTTTTTGCTGCTGTGCCTTGTAGGTGGTTGTATATCACTAGAACTTTAAAGCTTGAACGGCTGAGGTGTTTGAGTGGAGTAAGGGGTCATGTAACCGAATTGTAGGAGTAGTGGAAGGAGTTTGAATTAGTCAATTGAGGAAATAGAGGAGAAAATTGGGGAGAGATTGGAGGAGTGGATCAAGGAGTGTGGGAGTGGTAGTTGGTTGCTGAAAGTAGGTCTCACTAAGTGCAAAATCGGTCATaggcacttagtgccgaaattttgttctttttggtAGCTTTCTGTCCTAGCTTCTATTCTCTCTTTGGTTTTGTGCTTGTTTTGAGTAGCTGAATTTTACCTTGGCCTTTTTGGTACTTCTCTCATCCTGCATTCTTTTCAGTTTTCTACCCTTCTTATTGTGCCCATCCTTGTGCCTTTGACCGAAAATCTCTTCTTCCTTACTCTTTTAACCAGTAGCCAAATATCCCTCTTCTCTTCTCATCTTTATTCTTTCAGTTTCTAGTCAAGTGTTTTCTCTCATATTGTGTAATCTGATTACATCTACTCTCTCCTCATTTCAGTTTATTTTCGGGTCTCTTTTCCTTCCAAGTTTGTGGATCAACAGAATACTTCTCCTATTTTCTTTTATCTTGTTTTCAGCTAGTGAGAGTTCTCTGGCATTTGGTAAGTGCTCATGATTCCCTTTCTGCTTCTCTCTACTGTTAGGATCTTTCCTTCTAAACATCTCTTTCTTCTAGTTGTTGTTGATAGAGGAAGCGATTGTTACACTTCGCCTCTACCATTCTTTGTACTTTTGGGAATTGGTGGTGGTGGTCGAATGTTCTTTTTCACCTAAGTTGGACTCTACATTTTGGTAAGTGGTTTTTCATCTAGTACAATTGTTTAGTTGTTGATGGTTAATAAGTGTTGTTGAAATGCAGATAACCCCCTAAGGCCTACCGATTGGTCTCTTACTAACGGATTCAGCGAGTAAGCCATATTTGGCGGATCTATTCAAATAACGGGTAAGTTTGGAAAAGTTATTTTGGTAGGGGTTTTGGATAGGTTGAGTAATGTACGTTTAACTAAATCTTATGAATGAATGTAGGTTTGAGTACTCGTTGATTCTTTGCACGGTTTCGTGAACAGCTGTGTGTAGTTACACTGCTTCAATTATAAATCGAAAAAAGCCAAAAACCGTTACCATTAATACTACACGGGCGTTCATCACTTGTGTGGTCATCTAAATGCATAAGCACGAGCATTTGAACGTAGAGACCACCACGAGCGATTTCGTGGGCTTGGGTCGCTTTGGGCCACGTTGGACCAAAATAGACCGTGTTGGCCTCACGAACTCATGGGCCCTACACAAGTaaaccacacagacgtgtggagaTTGTTGGGCTAGCCTGtgtagttcacacggccaaggtcaTTTTGGGCTTTACAGGTTACACAggcttgtgggcccacatgggcctaCAATATGGGCTATAGGCCCATTCTGACtaattgactgttaaggttgcacgggttgcccaagaCAACTATGGACCTACCGTTGGGTTGGTAAGTACCTTTAGACCTTATATTGATGAAATGGCCAttatacccctaataggtaaaatgactaatataCCCCTATGTGGTGTgtgactgtttgagcatgccattcttattgtatatacatttatagtaaattgcattgcatggggtgggatatatgattttggaggaagtgtactgaaaggctataagcctattacttgCGGCTTTACTGCAAATACTTTTTTAGTGCCACTACCAGtactacttggtgtgtagggtagggtgggtcgatttaatccccatatggtgtgtagggttggtatggAGATCGTGTGTAGAGGATGAATTGGGTAGGACTTTTATTTGCATACTGTATTGATATGTCAATTGGCTctggcccagactgttactgttactaaaACGGGCTCAGGCCTAGACCGCTACTGTTAAAGAAATAGGCTAAGGCCTAACTGAtactgaaagggcttaggcccagatagTGTTTACTCAGACTGTATACTTTTATAAGATTTCACACACTAATTTTCAAAACTCATCCATGCTGGAATGCCAGTGCCCCAAAGGCgcagtgaaaaaataaaattccggcaatccaaaccatggatccatgtgcgaggaacgaattgggaaaaatgaaattataatgatggttttgaaattattgaaacttcaatctgagtagacaacGACATCTCGGCAACGAGAATTCAGAACCACTATTGAACCATGTTGTAACTTTTCAGAtgccgacctctacgtaatctacctagttgacaatgaacggaagaagTCCCTAAAGCTGTTTTTG
This window of the Gossypium hirsutum isolate 1008001.06 chromosome A09, Gossypium_hirsutum_v2.1, whole genome shotgun sequence genome carries:
- the LOC121205993 gene encoding uncharacterized protein translates to MAPYEALYGHRCRTPSCWTKLGEQHALAPELVSDTEDKVKLIQDQLNMALDRQKSYADLKRKETEYFVGDFVFLKVSPWKKIEVKPDLTFEEEPVRILDREVKVLRRKLVPLVKVLWQNHSSEEATWELDERVIQIFEDMLRHCVSEFKGDWKEIYKVGLICDSEEKGESDS